In a genomic window of Piliocolobus tephrosceles isolate RC106 chromosome 1, ASM277652v3, whole genome shotgun sequence:
- the DENND4B gene encoding DENN domain-containing protein 4B isoform X1, translated as MEADAVSEGGAMAEERPPRLVDYFVVAGLAGNGAPIPEETWVPEPSGPLRPPRPAEPITDVAVIARALGEEVPQGYTCIQTSAGGHPLELSAGLLGGTQPVICYRRGRDKPPLVELGVLYEGKERPKPGFQVLDTTPYSHSANLAPPGPGHPRTYLTYRRAAEGAGLHALGITDLCLVLPSKGEGTPHTYCRLHRNLNPGMWGPAVYLCYKVGLAKANTLVYEAELLGRYPEEDNEAFPLPESVPVFCLPMGATIECWPAQTKYPVPVFSTFVLTGAAGDKVYGAALQFYEAFPRARLSERQARALGLLSAVERGRALGGRAVRSRRAIAVLSRWPAFSAFRAFLTFLYRYSVSGPHRLPLEAHISHFIHNVPFPSPQRPRILVQMSPYDNLLLCQPVSSPLPLSGASFLQLLQSLGPELAITLLLAVLTEHKLLVHSLRPDLLTSVCEALVSMIFPLHWQCPYIPLCPLVLADVLSAPVPFIVGIHSSYFDLHDPPADVICVDLDTNTLFQTEEKKLLSPRTLPRRPYKVLLATLTNLYQQLDQTYTGPEEEASLEFLLTDYEAVCGRRARLEREVQGAFLRFMACLLKGYRVFLRPLTQAPSEGARDVDNLFFLQGFLKSRERSSHKLYSQLLHTQMFSQFIEECSFGSARHAALEFFDSCVDKVHPEQEKPEPTPLVELEELSGSELTVFITPPEEPPVPEGSESTPQYCYDGFPELRAELFESLQEQPGALPVPGPSRSAPSSPAPRRTKQEMKVAQRMAQKSAAVPELWARCLLGHCYGLWFLCLPAYVRSAPSRVQALHTAYHVLRQMESGKVVLPDEVCYRVLMQLCSHYGQPVLSVRVMLEMRQAGIVPNTITYGYYNKAVLESKWPSGTPGGRLRWAKLRNVVLGAAQFRQPLRERRQQQQQQQQQQQQVSAPQEAGSSQAEPYLERPSPTRPLQRQTTWAGRSLRDPASPPGRLVKSGSLGSARGAQPTVEAGVAHMIEALGVLEPRGSPVPWHDGSLSDLSLTGEEPVPGGSPGGSGSALSAQSTEALEGLSGRGPKAGGRQDEAGTPRRGLGARLQQLLTPSRHPPTSRIPPPELPPDLPPPARRSPMDSLLHPRERPGSTASESSASLGSEWDLSESSLSNLSLRHSSERLSDTPGSFQSPSLEILLSSCSLCRACDSLVYDEEIMAGWAPDDSNLNTTCPFCACPFVPLLSVQTLDSRPSVPSPKSADASGSKDAPVPGGPGPVLSDRRLCLALDEPQLCNGHMGGSSRRVESGAWAYLSPLVLRKELESLVENEGSEVLALPELPSAHPIIFWNLLWYFQRLRLPSILPGLVLASCDGPSHSQAPSPWLTPDPASVQVRLLWDVLTPDPNSCPPLYVLWRVHSQIPQRVVWPGPVPASLSLALLESVLRHVGLNEVHKAVGLLLETLGPPPTGLHLQRGIYREILFLTMAALGKDHVDIVAFDKKYKSAFNKLASSMGKEELRQRRAQMPTPKAIDCRKCFGAPPEC; from the exons ATGGAGGCAG ATGCAGTGAGTGAGGGGGGGGCCATGGCGGAGGAGCGGCCCCCCCGGCTGGTGGATTACTTCGTAGTAGCTGGGCTTGCAGGGAACGGAGCACCCATCCCTGAGGAAACGTGGGTTCCTGAACCCAGTGGGCCCCTGCGCCCTCCCCGGCCAGCTGAGCCCATCACAGATGTGGCAGTCATCGCTAGGGCACTGGGCGAGGAAGTGCCCCAGGGCTACACATGCATCCAGACTTCCGCTGGGGGCCACCCCTTGGAACTCAGTGCTGGGCTTCTGGGTGGAACTCAACCCGTCATCTGCTACCGCAGGGGCCGTGACAAGCCCCCCCTTGTTGAGCTGGG GGTGTTGTATGAGGGGAAGGAACGTCCCAAGCCTGGCTTCCAAGTGCTTGACACAACACCCTACAGCCACTCAGCAAACCTGGCCCCTCCAGGCCCTGGGCACCCCCGCACCTACCTCACTTATCGGCGGGCAGCAGAGGGGGCAGGGCTGCATGCCCTGGGCATCACCGACCTCTGCCTGGTGCTGCCCAGTAAGGGCGAGGGCACTCCCCATACTTACTGCCGGCTGCACCGCAACCTCAACCCTGGCATG TGGGGCCCAGCAGTGTACCTGTGCTATAAGGTGGGCCTGGCGAAGGCCAACACACTGGTGTACGAGGCAG AGCTGCTGGGCCGCTACCCGGAGGAGGACAATGAGGCGTTCCCGCTGCCCGAGTCAGTGCCCGTCTTCTGCCTGCCCATGGGGGCCACTATCGAGTGCTGGCCTGCCCAGACCAAGTACCCCGTGCCTGTCTTCTCCACCTTTGTGCTCACGGGTGCAGCTGGTGATAAG GTGTATGGTGCCGCCCTGCAGTTCTACGAGGCATTCCCAAGGGCCAGGCTGTCAGAGCGACAGGCACGGGCATTGGGCCTGCTGAGCGCCGTGGAGCGGGGTCGGGCACTGGGGGGCAGAGCTGTGCGCAGCCGGCGCGCCATCGCCGTGCTGTCCCGCTGGCCTGCCTTCTCTGCCTTCCGCGCCTTCCTCACCTTCCTTTACCGCTACTCCGTCTCAGGCCCCCACCGCCTGCCCTTGGAAGC gcacATCTCCCACTTCATTCACAACgtgcccttcccttccccacaGAGACCCCGCATCCTAGTGCAG ATGTCTCCCTATGACAACTTGCTCCTCTGTCAGCCTGTATCCTCGCCCCTGCCCCTCAG TGGTGCCAGCTTCCTGCAGCTGCTGCAGAGCCTGGGCCCTGAGCTGGCTATCACACTGCTGCTGGCTGTGCTCACAGAGCACAAGCTGCTGGTCCACTCGCTGCGGCCAGACCTGCTCACCAGCGTCTGCGAGGCCCTCGTCTCG ATGATCTTCCCACTGCACTGGCAGTGCCCCTACATTCCTCTGTGCCCGCTGGTGCTGGCAGATGTGCTGAGTGCCCCAGTGCCCTTCATTGTGGGTATCCACTCCAGCTACTTTGATCTGCATGACCCGCCTGCTGATGTCATCTGTGTCGACCTTGATACCAACACACTCTTCCA GACTGAGGAGAAGAAGCTCCTCTCCCCTCGGACCCTGCCCCGCAGACCCTACAAGGTTCTGCTGGCCACACTGACAAACCTGTACCAGCAGCTGGACCAGA CATACACTGGACCTGAGGAGGAGGCATCCCTGGAGTTCCTACTGACAGACTACGAGGCAGTGTGTGGCCGCAGGGCCCGGCTGGAACGCGAAGTCCAAGGAGCCTTCCTCCGCTTCATGGCCTGTCTGCTCAAGGGCTACCGGGTCTTCCTGCGCCCACTCACCCAGGCCCCCTCCGAGGGAGCTCGTGATGTTGACAACCTTTTCTTCCTGCAGG GCTTCCTCAAATCTCGGGAACGCTCCAGCCACAAACTTTACTCTCAGCTGCTGCATACACAGATGTTCTCACAGTTCATTGAGGAGTGCTCTTTCGGCTCTGCTCGCCATGCTGCCCTGGAATTCTTCGACTCTTGTGTTGACAAG GTCCACCCAGAGCAGGAGAAGCCTGAGCCGACACCTTTAGTGGAGCTAGAGGAGCTGTCAGGAAGTGAGCTCACTGTCTTTATCACACCTCCCGAGGAGCCTCCCGTACCAGAGGGCAGTGAATCCACTCCCCAGTACTG CTACGATGGGTTCCCAGAGCTACGGGCTGAGCTGTTTGAGTCtcttcaagagcagcctggggcCCTGCCTGTGCCAGGCCCTTCACGTAGCGCCCCCAGCAGTCCTGCTCCTCGCCGTACCAAACAG gagatgaaggttgcacaGCGGATGGCACAGAAGTCAGCAGCTGTGCCTGAGCTGTGGGCCCGGTGCCTGCTGGGGCACTGCTATGGGCTGTGGTTCCTGTGTCTGCCTGCTTACGTGCGCTCGGCACCCTCCCGGGTGCAGGCACTGCACACGGCCTACCATGTGCTGCGCCAGATGGAGAGCGGCAAGGTGGTGCTCCCTGATGAG GTGTGTTACCGGGTACTGATGCAGCTCTGCTCACACTATGGGCAGCCTGTGCTGTCTGTGCGGGTCATGCTGGAGATGCGGCAGGCAGGCATTGTGCCCAACACCATCACCTATGGCTACTACAATAAG GCTGTGCTAGAAAGCAAGTGGCCGTCTGGCACACCAGGTGGGCGTCTGCGCTGGGCCAAGCTCCGGAATGTCGTCCTGGGGGCTGCTCAGTTCCGCCAGCCCTTGAGAGAACGgcgacagcagcagcagcagcagcagcagcagcagcagcaggtgtCAGCACCTCAAGAGGCAGGCAGCTCCCAGGCAG AGCCCTATTTGGAGCGCCCTTCCCCTACTCGCCCCCTTCAGCGCCAGACTACTTGGGCTGGGCGAAGTCTGAGAGACCCGGCCTCACCCCCTGGACGCCTGGTGAAGAGTGGTAGCCTGGGCAGTGCCCGAGGGGCACAGCCCACTGTGGAGGCTGGTGTAGCCCACA TGATAGAGGCCTTGGGGGTCCTGGAACCCCGAGGATCACCTGTGCCCTGGCACGATGGAAGTCTCTCAGACCTGAGCCTGACGGGGGAGGAGCCGGTCCCTGGAGGCAGCCCAGGGGGCTCAGGCTCAGCCCTGAGTGCCCAGTCCACTGAGGCCCTGGAAGGGCTAAGTGGGCGGGGACCCAAGGCTGGTGGGCGACAGGATGAGGCAGGCACCCCCCGACGAGGGCTGGGTGCCCGCCTCCAACAGCTGCTCACTCCTTCCCGCCACCCCCCCACTTCCCGCATTCCCCCACCTGAGCTGCCTCCTGACCTGCCTCCCCCAGCCCGCCGCAGCCCAATGGACAGTCTTCTGCACCCCCGGGAGCGCCCTGGATCCACTGCCTCCGAG AGCTCAGCCTCTCTGGGCAGTGAGTGGGACCTCTCAGAATCTTCTCTCAGTAACCTGAGTCTTCGCCATTCCTCAGAGCGCCTCAGTGACACCCCTGGATCCTTCCAGTCACCTTCCCTGGAA ATTCTGCTGTCCAGCTGCTCCCTGTGCCGTGCCTGTGATTCGCTGGTGTACGATGAGGAAATCATGGCTGGCTGGGCACCTGATGACTCTAACCTCAATACAACCTGCCCCTTCTGCGCCTGCCCCTTTGTGCCCCTGCTCAGTGTCCAGACCCTTGATTCCCGGCCCAG TGTCCCCAGCCCCAAGTCTGCTGATGCCAGTGGCAGCAAAGATGCTCCTGTCCCTGGGGGTCCTGGCCCTGTGCTCAGTGACCGCAGGCTCTGCCTTGCTCTGGATGAGCCCCAGCTCTGCAACGGGCACATGGGG GGATCCTCCCGGCGGGTTGAGAGTGGGGCATGGGCATACTTGAGCCCCCTGGTGCTGCGTAAGGAGCTGGAGTCGCTGGTAGAGAACGAGGGCAGTGAGGTGCTGGCGTTGCCTGAATTGCCCTCTGCCCACCCCATCATCTTCTGGAACCTTTTGTGGTATTTCCAACGGCTACGCCTGCCCAGTATTCTACCAGGCCTGGTGCTGGCCTCCTGTGATGGGCCTTCACACTCCCAG GCCCCATCTCCTTGGCTAACCCCTGATCCAGCCTCTGTTCAGGTACGGCTGCTGTGGGATGTACTGACCCCTGACCCCAATAGCTGCCCACCTCTCTATGTGCTCTGGAGGGTCCACA GCCAGATCCCCCAGCGGGTGGTATGGCCAGGCCCAGTACCTGCATCCCTTAGTTTGGCACTGTTGGAGTCGGTGCTGCGCCATGTTGGACTCAATGAAGTGCACAAGGCTGTGGGGCTCCTGCTGGAAACTCTAGGGCCCCCACCCACTGGCCTGCACCTGCAGAG GGGAATCTACCGTGAGATTTTATTCCTGACAATGGCTGCTCTGGGCAAGGACCACGTGGACATAG TGGCCTTCGATAAGAAGTACAAGTCTGCCTTTAACAAGCTGGCCAGCAGCATGGGCAAGGAGGAGCTGAGGCAGCGGCGGGCACAGATGCCCACTCCCAAGGCCATTGACTGCCGAAAATGTTTTGGAGCACCTCCAGAATGCTAG
- the DENND4B gene encoding DENN domain-containing protein 4B isoform X3, whose translation MEADAVSEGGAMAEERPPRLVDYFVVAGLAGNGAPIPEETWVPEPSGPLRPPRPAEPITDVAVIARALGEEVPQGYTCIQTSAGGHPLELSAGLLGGTQPVICYRRGRDKPPLVELGVLYEGKERPKPGFQVLDTTPYSHSANLAPPGPGHPRTYLTYRRAAEGAGLHALGITDLCLVLPSKGEGTPHTYCRLHRNLNPGMAHLPLHSQRALPFPTETPHPSAALLPSQMSPYDNLLLCQPVSSPLPLSGASFLQLLQSLGPELAITLLLAVLTEHKLLVHSLRPDLLTSVCEALVSMIFPLHWQCPYIPLCPLVLADVLSAPVPFIVGIHSSYFDLHDPPADVICVDLDTNTLFQTEEKKLLSPRTLPRRPYKVLLATLTNLYQQLDQTYTGPEEEASLEFLLTDYEAVCGRRARLEREVQGAFLRFMACLLKGYRVFLRPLTQAPSEGARDVDNLFFLQGFLKSRERSSHKLYSQLLHTQMFSQFIEECSFGSARHAALEFFDSCVDKVHPEQEKPEPTPLVELEELSGSELTVFITPPEEPPVPEGSESTPQYCYDGFPELRAELFESLQEQPGALPVPGPSRSAPSSPAPRRTKQEMKVAQRMAQKSAAVPELWARCLLGHCYGLWFLCLPAYVRSAPSRVQALHTAYHVLRQMESGKVVLPDEVCYRVLMQLCSHYGQPVLSVRVMLEMRQAGIVPNTITYGYYNKAVLESKWPSGTPGGRLRWAKLRNVVLGAAQFRQPLRERRQQQQQQQQQQQQVSAPQEAGSSQAEPYLERPSPTRPLQRQTTWAGRSLRDPASPPGRLVKSGSLGSARGAQPTVEAGVAHMIEALGVLEPRGSPVPWHDGSLSDLSLTGEEPVPGGSPGGSGSALSAQSTEALEGLSGRGPKAGGRQDEAGTPRRGLGARLQQLLTPSRHPPTSRIPPPELPPDLPPPARRSPMDSLLHPRERPGSTASESSASLGSEWDLSESSLSNLSLRHSSERLSDTPGSFQSPSLEILLSSCSLCRACDSLVYDEEIMAGWAPDDSNLNTTCPFCACPFVPLLSVQTLDSRPSVPSPKSADASGSKDAPVPGGPGPVLSDRRLCLALDEPQLCNGHMGGSSRRVESGAWAYLSPLVLRKELESLVENEGSEVLALPELPSAHPIIFWNLLWYFQRLRLPSILPGLVLASCDGPSHSQAPSPWLTPDPASVQVRLLWDVLTPDPNSCPPLYVLWRVHSQIPQRVVWPGPVPASLSLALLESVLRHVGLNEVHKAVGLLLETLGPPPTGLHLQRGIYREILFLTMAALGKDHVDIVAFDKKYKSAFNKLASSMGKEELRQRRAQMPTPKAIDCRKCFGAPPEC comes from the exons ATGGAGGCAG ATGCAGTGAGTGAGGGGGGGGCCATGGCGGAGGAGCGGCCCCCCCGGCTGGTGGATTACTTCGTAGTAGCTGGGCTTGCAGGGAACGGAGCACCCATCCCTGAGGAAACGTGGGTTCCTGAACCCAGTGGGCCCCTGCGCCCTCCCCGGCCAGCTGAGCCCATCACAGATGTGGCAGTCATCGCTAGGGCACTGGGCGAGGAAGTGCCCCAGGGCTACACATGCATCCAGACTTCCGCTGGGGGCCACCCCTTGGAACTCAGTGCTGGGCTTCTGGGTGGAACTCAACCCGTCATCTGCTACCGCAGGGGCCGTGACAAGCCCCCCCTTGTTGAGCTGGG GGTGTTGTATGAGGGGAAGGAACGTCCCAAGCCTGGCTTCCAAGTGCTTGACACAACACCCTACAGCCACTCAGCAAACCTGGCCCCTCCAGGCCCTGGGCACCCCCGCACCTACCTCACTTATCGGCGGGCAGCAGAGGGGGCAGGGCTGCATGCCCTGGGCATCACCGACCTCTGCCTGGTGCTGCCCAGTAAGGGCGAGGGCACTCCCCATACTTACTGCCGGCTGCACCGCAACCTCAACCCTGGCATG gcacATCTCCCACTTCATTCACAACgtgcccttcccttccccacaGAGACCCCGCATCCTAGTGCAG CTCTTCTTCCCTCCCAGATGTCTCCCTATGACAACTTGCTCCTCTGTCAGCCTGTATCCTCGCCCCTGCCCCTCAG TGGTGCCAGCTTCCTGCAGCTGCTGCAGAGCCTGGGCCCTGAGCTGGCTATCACACTGCTGCTGGCTGTGCTCACAGAGCACAAGCTGCTGGTCCACTCGCTGCGGCCAGACCTGCTCACCAGCGTCTGCGAGGCCCTCGTCTCG ATGATCTTCCCACTGCACTGGCAGTGCCCCTACATTCCTCTGTGCCCGCTGGTGCTGGCAGATGTGCTGAGTGCCCCAGTGCCCTTCATTGTGGGTATCCACTCCAGCTACTTTGATCTGCATGACCCGCCTGCTGATGTCATCTGTGTCGACCTTGATACCAACACACTCTTCCA GACTGAGGAGAAGAAGCTCCTCTCCCCTCGGACCCTGCCCCGCAGACCCTACAAGGTTCTGCTGGCCACACTGACAAACCTGTACCAGCAGCTGGACCAGA CATACACTGGACCTGAGGAGGAGGCATCCCTGGAGTTCCTACTGACAGACTACGAGGCAGTGTGTGGCCGCAGGGCCCGGCTGGAACGCGAAGTCCAAGGAGCCTTCCTCCGCTTCATGGCCTGTCTGCTCAAGGGCTACCGGGTCTTCCTGCGCCCACTCACCCAGGCCCCCTCCGAGGGAGCTCGTGATGTTGACAACCTTTTCTTCCTGCAGG GCTTCCTCAAATCTCGGGAACGCTCCAGCCACAAACTTTACTCTCAGCTGCTGCATACACAGATGTTCTCACAGTTCATTGAGGAGTGCTCTTTCGGCTCTGCTCGCCATGCTGCCCTGGAATTCTTCGACTCTTGTGTTGACAAG GTCCACCCAGAGCAGGAGAAGCCTGAGCCGACACCTTTAGTGGAGCTAGAGGAGCTGTCAGGAAGTGAGCTCACTGTCTTTATCACACCTCCCGAGGAGCCTCCCGTACCAGAGGGCAGTGAATCCACTCCCCAGTACTG CTACGATGGGTTCCCAGAGCTACGGGCTGAGCTGTTTGAGTCtcttcaagagcagcctggggcCCTGCCTGTGCCAGGCCCTTCACGTAGCGCCCCCAGCAGTCCTGCTCCTCGCCGTACCAAACAG gagatgaaggttgcacaGCGGATGGCACAGAAGTCAGCAGCTGTGCCTGAGCTGTGGGCCCGGTGCCTGCTGGGGCACTGCTATGGGCTGTGGTTCCTGTGTCTGCCTGCTTACGTGCGCTCGGCACCCTCCCGGGTGCAGGCACTGCACACGGCCTACCATGTGCTGCGCCAGATGGAGAGCGGCAAGGTGGTGCTCCCTGATGAG GTGTGTTACCGGGTACTGATGCAGCTCTGCTCACACTATGGGCAGCCTGTGCTGTCTGTGCGGGTCATGCTGGAGATGCGGCAGGCAGGCATTGTGCCCAACACCATCACCTATGGCTACTACAATAAG GCTGTGCTAGAAAGCAAGTGGCCGTCTGGCACACCAGGTGGGCGTCTGCGCTGGGCCAAGCTCCGGAATGTCGTCCTGGGGGCTGCTCAGTTCCGCCAGCCCTTGAGAGAACGgcgacagcagcagcagcagcagcagcagcagcagcagcaggtgtCAGCACCTCAAGAGGCAGGCAGCTCCCAGGCAG AGCCCTATTTGGAGCGCCCTTCCCCTACTCGCCCCCTTCAGCGCCAGACTACTTGGGCTGGGCGAAGTCTGAGAGACCCGGCCTCACCCCCTGGACGCCTGGTGAAGAGTGGTAGCCTGGGCAGTGCCCGAGGGGCACAGCCCACTGTGGAGGCTGGTGTAGCCCACA TGATAGAGGCCTTGGGGGTCCTGGAACCCCGAGGATCACCTGTGCCCTGGCACGATGGAAGTCTCTCAGACCTGAGCCTGACGGGGGAGGAGCCGGTCCCTGGAGGCAGCCCAGGGGGCTCAGGCTCAGCCCTGAGTGCCCAGTCCACTGAGGCCCTGGAAGGGCTAAGTGGGCGGGGACCCAAGGCTGGTGGGCGACAGGATGAGGCAGGCACCCCCCGACGAGGGCTGGGTGCCCGCCTCCAACAGCTGCTCACTCCTTCCCGCCACCCCCCCACTTCCCGCATTCCCCCACCTGAGCTGCCTCCTGACCTGCCTCCCCCAGCCCGCCGCAGCCCAATGGACAGTCTTCTGCACCCCCGGGAGCGCCCTGGATCCACTGCCTCCGAG AGCTCAGCCTCTCTGGGCAGTGAGTGGGACCTCTCAGAATCTTCTCTCAGTAACCTGAGTCTTCGCCATTCCTCAGAGCGCCTCAGTGACACCCCTGGATCCTTCCAGTCACCTTCCCTGGAA ATTCTGCTGTCCAGCTGCTCCCTGTGCCGTGCCTGTGATTCGCTGGTGTACGATGAGGAAATCATGGCTGGCTGGGCACCTGATGACTCTAACCTCAATACAACCTGCCCCTTCTGCGCCTGCCCCTTTGTGCCCCTGCTCAGTGTCCAGACCCTTGATTCCCGGCCCAG TGTCCCCAGCCCCAAGTCTGCTGATGCCAGTGGCAGCAAAGATGCTCCTGTCCCTGGGGGTCCTGGCCCTGTGCTCAGTGACCGCAGGCTCTGCCTTGCTCTGGATGAGCCCCAGCTCTGCAACGGGCACATGGGG GGATCCTCCCGGCGGGTTGAGAGTGGGGCATGGGCATACTTGAGCCCCCTGGTGCTGCGTAAGGAGCTGGAGTCGCTGGTAGAGAACGAGGGCAGTGAGGTGCTGGCGTTGCCTGAATTGCCCTCTGCCCACCCCATCATCTTCTGGAACCTTTTGTGGTATTTCCAACGGCTACGCCTGCCCAGTATTCTACCAGGCCTGGTGCTGGCCTCCTGTGATGGGCCTTCACACTCCCAG GCCCCATCTCCTTGGCTAACCCCTGATCCAGCCTCTGTTCAGGTACGGCTGCTGTGGGATGTACTGACCCCTGACCCCAATAGCTGCCCACCTCTCTATGTGCTCTGGAGGGTCCACA GCCAGATCCCCCAGCGGGTGGTATGGCCAGGCCCAGTACCTGCATCCCTTAGTTTGGCACTGTTGGAGTCGGTGCTGCGCCATGTTGGACTCAATGAAGTGCACAAGGCTGTGGGGCTCCTGCTGGAAACTCTAGGGCCCCCACCCACTGGCCTGCACCTGCAGAG GGGAATCTACCGTGAGATTTTATTCCTGACAATGGCTGCTCTGGGCAAGGACCACGTGGACATAG TGGCCTTCGATAAGAAGTACAAGTCTGCCTTTAACAAGCTGGCCAGCAGCATGGGCAAGGAGGAGCTGAGGCAGCGGCGGGCACAGATGCCCACTCCCAAGGCCATTGACTGCCGAAAATGTTTTGGAGCACCTCCAGAATGCTAG